From a single Hydrogenispora ethanolica genomic region:
- a CDS encoding iron-containing alcohol dehydrogenase, whose protein sequence is MDFYLINNAFPAQVMVGAGALARLEWDREAGKVLIITDRGLLHTENIAKITRLFPKADIYGELSGEPTSAMVDAALEFSRRSRYDLVIGLGGGSALDTAKVVAALHGSRETVAEVFGKDLLGPRRTRMGLIPTTAGTGSEATPNSIVKDSADGVKKAVISKELIPDWVVLDAELTLSLPAAITASTGMDALCHCVESALSVHANPFSLAYSYHGIKLLSENIEAAVADGADLEVRGAMLLGSFLGGLALTIAGTTAVHALSYPLGKRGVPHGVANGMLLPWILEYNLPACAERLMALAPYLQSVKPLESAADIVDLTFEYVHTLPVPQTLDEVGIEAECLPELAAEAMKQERLLANNPRPLTAVDALALYRKLLAKKSTDG, encoded by the coding sequence TCTTATCAATAATGCCTTTCCGGCCCAAGTGATGGTCGGTGCCGGCGCCCTGGCGCGGCTGGAGTGGGATCGGGAAGCCGGGAAGGTCTTGATCATCACCGACCGGGGCTTGTTACATACCGAAAATATCGCCAAAATCACCCGGCTGTTTCCCAAAGCCGATATCTACGGGGAACTGAGCGGCGAGCCGACCTCGGCGATGGTGGATGCGGCGCTGGAATTCAGCCGCCGCAGCCGTTACGATCTGGTGATCGGACTCGGCGGCGGCAGCGCGCTGGACACGGCCAAAGTGGTGGCGGCTTTACATGGCTCCCGTGAAACCGTGGCCGAGGTCTTCGGCAAAGACCTGCTCGGCCCGCGCCGCACCCGGATGGGGCTGATCCCCACCACCGCCGGGACGGGATCGGAGGCGACGCCCAACAGTATCGTCAAGGACAGCGCCGACGGCGTCAAAAAAGCGGTAATCAGCAAGGAACTGATCCCCGATTGGGTGGTGCTCGATGCCGAGCTGACGTTGTCATTGCCGGCGGCCATCACCGCCAGCACCGGAATGGACGCGCTCTGCCACTGCGTCGAGTCCGCGCTCTCGGTCCATGCCAATCCATTCAGTCTGGCTTACTCCTATCATGGCATCAAACTGCTGAGCGAGAATATCGAAGCGGCGGTGGCGGACGGCGCCGACCTGGAAGTTCGCGGCGCCATGCTGTTGGGCAGCTTCCTGGGCGGTTTGGCGTTGACCATCGCCGGCACCACGGCGGTCCATGCCTTATCCTACCCGCTGGGCAAGCGGGGCGTGCCCCACGGCGTGGCCAACGGCATGCTGCTGCCCTGGATCCTGGAGTACAATCTGCCGGCCTGCGCCGAGCGGCTGATGGCGTTGGCGCCATACCTCCAGAGCGTGAAACCGCTGGAGAGCGCCGCTGACATCGTGGACTTGACCTTCGAATATGTCCATACCTTGCCGGTGCCGCAGACCCTGGACGAAGTGGGCATCGAAGCGGAATGCCTGCCGGAGCTGGCTGCCGAGGCCATGAAGCAGGAACGGCTGCTGGCCAACAATCCCAGGCCGTTAACCGCAGTCGACGCGCTGGCCCTCTACCGGAAGCTTCTGGCGAAAAAATCGACGGACGGGTGA